The DNA segment AGTCACAACTCACAATCTAACATCAAAGTGAATTTTACGACTACAAAGTACAACGTTTATGCTATGGGAAATTTGGAACCAAACATTAGTTGCATCACCATAGTGTCTGGATGTCAAAATAATGTCgacaaatttaaatatataaactttttgtatTTGTAATTTTTAAAATGGATGAGGGTAAAGACGGGGAAACCAACTGGAAAGCAGAAAACAAATACAAAATAGTTTAGACCAATTTTTACTGAAAACAAATCACATGTTAGAAAACCACAGGATACATGTTCCCATCCAAAGCTTTGCAGTGGAATTTGTAAACCTTGCATCTGAGAAAAAAGGGTAACTCCATTTTGCTTCCAATGCAACAGAAAGCATTGTAATGGACATTTCCACCATGCAACACACAAAATCTTCGGTACTGGGACTATCTCAACTCCTTATATTAAACAAAAGCAAATTATTTAACTAAACATTAGGAGTAAATTATGTCATAAGTCGTCAGGGAAATTAACAGATTTTCACACTGGCCACTCAGCACACACAGGAGTGGTCGAACTAATTTCAGCTAGGCAGTCTAACTAGTGGATTGATACAACTACAACACATAGTAGCAGGTTAAAAGCTACATAGTTAGGAAAGAGGACACGGCGCTCTCTCCATCAGTGGATATATGGTACCTGGTACTGAACCTGATAGCCATTACCATAGTATGTTGTGTGGGCAGGTGACATGCCATAGGGAGCTGAGCTTATCATTGTTGGGTGATGATGGGCCTCAGCACCATATACATACTGCCTCTCGTAAGGGTAGGAATGCCTCTGTGGCGCAGCGGCCTGGTAGAAGCTTTTGTCAGAAAAGCTAGTAATATGTGGCGCATATACTGATCCGTTGGCACGAGGCCTCTTAGACTGTGGCTTTCCAGCTTCAACAGCCCTCCTCTTGTCTGCCTTGGCTTTCTCTAGCTGGATGACTCTTCTCTGAAGTGGGTCGATAGGATATTTCTCATCAAGTTTGTGCTCCTCAATACATTTGATAACAGCTTTCAAGGCAGACAACTCGCGTTCATTAATTTCATTCTGCATTATATGATAATTCATCAGATGTAATACAAAACATAACAATTAGGAATGCATGCAGATATGCTCAAGAATGCACAGACCAGCAAGAAGAGAAAGAATATTAATTACGCCACTCGAGAAAGTAAAATTAGCAGGCAACTAGCTTAATATCTTGCAAGATAAGATAGCTCTTTATTGTTCAAGTTCTTGAAAACATGGTAAGTCCTCCAGTTGTGAGGCTACCAACCAGGGCTCGAACCCTGGttctcaggaaaaaaaaaggccctCTGCATGTTCCCCTAAAGCACGGGTCAAGACAACAAAAAGTCCCCGTATGGGTTAGCCAGCTTTCAGGGCCTTTTCTCGACCTCAAATGAGATGCCTTCAGGATGTCTCTCCCCTAAGGGTCgagatattattattattcaagTTCTTCAGAATGACATTCAAGCTTCTATACTGAAGCTGATTGGCGTCTAAATAATTTGCTaactttactccctccgtcccaaaaaataACAACTTATCtaccaatatttttttcccaacaaaTCACAACCATCCACCATTCAACTTCCCCACCAACCTccacttctcatccaatcacaaccttctcccatttaattctacctactttcttaataaccgtgttcaaccctaaaaattcttatattctaggacggaggtagtattccAGAATAAGGAAATTAAGAAGTACACCGAGCAAACTATTAAAACATAATCTAACGATTAGGTTccctgttaaaaaaaatctggataAACCTTGGTTATGGTGGGAAAGGAATGCAGAGCTGAAGAAAATGAACTTTCATGTAGTTCAGATCTCCTTAAGAGAATTGGTACAAATTTAATTAGTAATATGCAAGATTCCTTTCCCTGGATCTAGGCAAAATCCCATCCAAACTAGTCAATCCCAGGAACAGGAAGTTATGGCACAATCTCCTTATCCTAATTTTGGCTGCCATTTTGAGGTATGCAGCATAAGGAGCATTTCATGGATCATCATGGCAGGATGTCATGGTGCTACAGGAAAAATGAGCATGAAAACACTAGAATATAGTGAACGAATTTATTGCTCCAGTGCAATATTATAATGATTTGCACAAAAATCTTCTTTTATTGTATTAATGGATATTATATGCTTGGCAACGAATACTAAATAAGTGCATGCCAACTGATCTATCGAACAGAATTGCTACAAGCTACAAGTAATCTTGTCTTTAAGACGCTTCAACTTCAATTTTCAAGGAGAGACTTACAATGATTTAATACTAAGTTTTTACAGAATTTCAAGTTTCGAAATTCTGAATGATAATTTTTGGATCCAAATTAAATAATGCACTTTTTGTTGAACCAAAGTAGACCAGGGTTACTCAGCTCCCGACTTGGATCTTGAACTCTGAAAATTGAAATGAAAAAAGTGTACCTGTACTCCCGGAGACATCTTTCCGGTCTTGACATGTGACATACTCTTGACCTCCTTCAGATAAGCTTTCAGTAATTCGACTGGTTCAAACTGATCAGTCAGCTCAAATGCATAAGCCAAATTAATTGCATCAATAGTTCTCCCATTTTCAATCAAAACTCCAATGACACCTGATGTCCAGAAACATGAACATGAGGACTTAATTGTCATGAACAAATGTTGCTGACTTGTAAAAACGAAAAGAGCATGCAAGAGGGGAAAAGGCACAAAAGACGAAAGACAAAATTAAAAGAATGGAGCAAAGGGTGAGGCAAACAAATATTGCACAAAAAATAATGTTCAGTTGCAATGACTGTTGAAACTGTCAAAACAAAAGCAGATACAGCAGCAGCTAAACAATAAGCAATATGCTTGttcaaaccatacaaaaatCATCATTCATGTATgtgattataataattttagaTTGCTTAATTGCTGGAGCTATACAAGCTGTAACAACATATCACGAACTAGGGCCTTGCTTCTGTACAACTCTTTGAGAAAGTTTAAAATCTTAGGCAAATTGATAGATGTGTAAATCAGCGCCAGCATAAAAGTTGAATCGTTCAATTCCACGGTTATATATTTCAAAACCATGTCGGTGCCAACTCTTGATTGATTCATCTTTTAAGGTCTAATGCATTTTGCCACTACATAACATTAACCACAATACtcatatatgtgttttttttttctaaaagagatGCACAACAGCACATCCCAGTAAATAATCAAACGGGAGGACAAATTCAACCAAAAAGGGATTGAATAAAGTCGTATTAGCTTGCTATAATCCAATATATCCAATATATACTATATGCAATTACATATATTATTCGGAAGTTAGTAACTAACATCCTGTGACATTAAGATCTCCTGAGTCCTGAATTGAGCTGGTTAGACCATGCACTAGCATGCTTAGGCTGCGTTCTTTCCACAAGTTTCCCAACCCctttccctcgttttccgcgcgcacgcttttcaaactgctaaatggtgtgtttttttgcaaaaagtttctatacgaaagtttctttaaaaaaacaaattaatccatttttgaaaaaaaaattaactaatacttaattaatcacacgctaatggaccgctccgttttctgtgcggtggagttgggttcccaaccccaagtatcaaacacagccttagggtGTTCTTTCTTCCCCCTTCCCAACTTCTACTACCTCGTTTCCGCACGCATGCTTTTCGAACTGctaaactttatttttttttcaaaaaaaatatataggaagattgctttaaaaatcatattaatctaattttcatttttagctaatacttaattaatcatgcgctaataaaCCACCCTCGTTTTTCGTGCATGAGAGGAAAGTCCATAATTCGAACGCAGCGTTAGAAGCTGCTCGAATTTTGTTGCCAGTAAGAACAATACAGATACTAGATAGTGGGTTTAAGATGTGCAGCCACTAAAACATAAGTAGCAGCCTTCAGATTTTCCATATAAATCATCTAAACAGCAATGTCGCAATATTGATTACTTCTAGGTATATTCTCGCTGCCGCCACTAACTAGAAAATAAATCCAATGATATAGTCTATTCATATATGAACAAATGTTGAAGTGGTAAGAATAAGCTCTCTAGCAATCTGAGTGACAATGACAAATAGAAAACCCCTATGGTCAATACATAACGGAACTAGGTGCATGATTAATCCATGATAGCACTGACCTGGCATGTTCTGTGACAACCCAAGTATTCTACAAAGCTCAGGTGTCTGGCGACGACGACTGACTGATGGGAGAAGCTTACACAGCTCGTCTTCCGCAAATTCAGAAAATATAGCAAAGGTAGCCAGGAGTTGAAGAAACGCATGTGCTTCCAGGCAGTTCCCATTGCTAGCATCAAAGTCAAGGCTATCCAACTTGGATTTCCACTCAAGCGCTATCTTTTTCGCTCTCTCCTTAATACTAGCAGTAAGCATTTGGCCTTTTGATATGAAACCAGTAGTAGCATCAGTTTGCAGCTGAGCAAGTGATTCCATCAACATGAGGCACGTCCTCCGTACACCCAGAAGGTTTCCATCCTTTTTACCATCCAATATAAGATTGTCTCCAAAATAGAAGTCTTCTAGAGAAGCTAACACCAAGCCATATGGATCAGTTGCTCCCCTAAGTGCAACGGGAATTTCCTCACGGATGGATGTTAAGTCTTTGCGATTGTCTGATATGAACTTATGAAGCCCGTTAACATTCATTTCTTCACAGAGGATAACAAGTTGAGAACGAGGCTTCACAGCAGTGTTTCCATCTTGCAGGTATGCACCATGCGCAGTTGCAGGTTTGGGCCACAGGCTAGCGATGTTGCCATTTAACACAGCATTGTTACTCACAGATTTGCTGATTGGGTTGATTACAGGCATAGACAAGTTCAGCTTTGACTTGCCGAAGATCATAGCCAACGCAGCATCCCTTTTCTGCTGCAGTCTTTCAAGAGAAGTCAGTTCCTTTGCCATGACAGCAGCCTCTTGTTGCTCAAGCATCTGCTCCGATTTCGTGACTGTCTCCTCGAACTCCTTTTCCTGCTCTTTCAGCTCATCAAACTTTTTCTTAAGCGACTGCTCAAGGCCATGGAAATGGTCCTCAAGTTGCTTCCACTTTAAGTTCAATGAAACAGCACTCTGGCTCTCAAGCTCGGCAAATGCACGCTGAAGCAGCTGCAGCTTGGAGCCTGTAGACTCCATAAGGGCTGTCATGGACTCCATGTCGGACATGGCGGCAGCTCCTGCAAATGAGTAAACAACGGAAGCTGTTGGTTCGCGCAACCCAAATAGCACTGCAAACAAATCCCCGCACAGTACAGCAAAAACTTCATCGAAACTACGCAATATCTCACTAAAATGGTTCGGTTAATTTCTTCCTGCGCATGGATGAAGGAACATTGAAGGGAATTTTATACGCTATTGCACACAAATCGGAGAACATGGCAACATCATCTACCCATGGACGGATCTAACGTGGGACATGGTATACTGTGATGTAAATTTTTTtgggggaacaaacaaactgttattTGTAAGGTGAGCAAAATTGAGAGAAAAGAAGCTTCCAGATCTGGAAGAGAAGCTAGAATTAACGCAGGGAAATTCAAGGAAAAAAGTGGGTGGGTAGAGATGAACGAGAAAGAGGATGGATACTCAccaggatgcggcggaagcagcaggacaacCGACggggatggagatcggcgcagggcagcggcggccgaaCTCGCGACACGGGACTCCACCTCCACGCCCAGCCGACGGGATGGGATGGGGACACCCTCAGGCGAGGACACAATGATTTTGGCCAGCAGAtatttcctcttttcttttttttttcactactaTTCAATCACCTAATCCCTACTACGTCTCTGTTTCTTTCCTTATCCctaagttataaaaaaataaaaacatttccGTCCGAAATTTTCATACATTTTTCGTATTTGAGTTGATTATTGGTTGACATTTCTGATTCGAGATGAGTCTAGAATAAATATTATACCAGCCCAACCTAACTAGTCCACACAATCTCGTCACCTCATCCTCACCCCCACTTGGTGCCGCACTAGCCCACCCCTCGATCGGCATCTTTTtctctttccctttttcttttttctcccgaTCATCCTAATTCTCTTCTGATCCTTTCAATCTCGtctattttctcctttttcttttctcttccgAATTTCTCttctcataaatatttttcttttgaaattatAATTGTTTAAGGTGTGTATGCGGCAAGTTTATTACTTTGCAAATACTTTCCATTTACAGTAAAATAATTTCACTAATTGAATAATCAAAATTACAATCTTCGGTCAATGAGGTATAGCAAAATACACGTGTCAAATAATAGAATAGCCACCCGATCAATTTGCGAGGCTATGGGAAAGTGTACATGAAGGATCCTTCATATGATGATGCATGAAGCTAGTGTGCTCAATACTTATATATGATTTCTGACTTTGTTTTGCCATGGTTTTGTTTGTCTTGTTTCGGTTTGTCGTTTAAATTGGCAGAGTTTTTATCAATCGTGAAATTGTCTTTACCTGTTGTAACGCACATGCATCTTTGCTGCTCCCTCcgtataagatgttttgactttggtcaaagtcaaactacttcaagtttgaccaagtttatagaaaaaaatagtaatatttttgacccaacgtaaatttactataaaaatatatttaattattaatttaataaaactaatttggtaatataaatattactatatttatctataaagttagtcaaacttgaagcagtttgactttgaccaaagtcaaaacatcttgtaacctaaaacagagggagtagtaatgactaaaaaaagagaaaattttagtcaaattttgggaaaaaaagtacactgaaggtcccttaacttgtcagcgagataaaaaacgtcctcaaaCTACAAAACTAGATATGCGGGgtccttaactatacaaaaccggtcacccgaggtccctcggtggttttgacgtcggatttgtcctacgtggcggctgagtcagcgtgggacccacgtgggtcccacatgtcaggatgccacatcatctctctttcccctcttctctcctttcctctctttctttcactTTGCTCCTTGTCTGGTGGAGCGATGACGGGCGATGAGGCGACGACTTGgtgcggcgccgacgaggatggagaggtaggagaggagaagaggtccggcggccggcgaccggcgaccggCAGGGGAGAAGAACAGCGGCGAGGCGGGTGCAGGCTGGGGAGAAGAACGACGACGGCTGGGGGAGAGTGGGAGGCGCGCGACCGGCAGGGGAGAGTGCATGGGAAGTGGCAGCGCTCGGCCGGCAGGGGAGATGCCGCCTCCTGCTCCCGtatcgccgcgccgccatgtcctcctcccacgggccgccgccgcggatggAGAGTGACGGCGCTCGGCCTCGTCGGCAGCGGCGCACCCCTCCCTCAatgaggcagcggcggcgacggacatGGCGGAGAGGTGGCTTGGGTGAGGGTGGaaggcagcgcggcggcgctgctggtggGAGGACGGTCGCAtgagcgccgccacggcgcgaCAGATGTggtcgccgccctccaccgccgcgatgCGCCTAGGGAGTTCGGCATCGCCGACCTCCTCGCATCCTCGTGCAGCTCGTTGCACGCCGACGCGGAGGGACGCGAGGGCGAAGCAGTGCTTCGGCGAGCAGGCCACGTCGACACTGCTGTCGCCAACTCCCCGCCGCTCGGCCTCGccccgtcggccggcggcgctggCCTGCCCAAAGCCAGTCACCACCACGccccgccatcgccatggctcacctccgcctcctcctctcccactctagccgccaccacccccaGCCGCATCGTCTCCTCTCGCTCCTCCGCTTCTCCCCTAACACCGGCTTCGGCTCCCGCCCAACGCCACCGCCTATCAAGCCCGTGTCCTATGCGGGGAGAGGGGGAGTGGATCGAGATGGACGCCACGCGGGCTAGGAGGAGCTTCTTCGGGATGCAggtgaaagtgcattaatccccctagtgggttttggtgattaatgacaaatgtggttaagggactagtGAGTTCATTGAGTGactttcaggtgcattagtccaaggtgtggaagatggatgcttggagacccccaaaaaagtacaaaatcaaagcggaccggaactcgagaagGGCACAGGATAGTTTATCTTttgaaatcgagtttttagtaaaaaccgtactattaagaggggttccaggtgatgctctgagatatatcaagtgctcttagtgtgaaccaagtgtcaagtttccctaggagtcatttttgcaaatactccatctgtccaaaaatgcaagtccggaacttcctgtcttccaggtccggaagttccggtcttgtgaaaaagattttcctaagtgtaatccggaagttccggtcttccAGGTCCAGAAATTCCTGTCTAgtttccaattcaaatttgtgagtaacggctagatgacgtcacctagccgttatacatatacagctcgtttccagctcgttccttggccattccactttcatTTTTCAAACCTAGAGCtattgctagcctctcccaagtgtttcttgtcttctccactcaatctagagcctaattcttgtgagaaagagagaatgagagggagagaagaagatttggagatgtgtgaagactaggatcttgggtgagcacttggaatatctcgtgggctgtcatctcggtgcttattactcttggagatgatctcctagacggttaggtgtcgcccgcgagaatccgttgcatattgtggatgtcccgggtaagtttgtgaaggatttcctctcctccgaaagggaacgaggtaagttagtgaagttcttgtgctgagattctagaggctttccaagtagagcaacccacacttgtggtggatttctaaaagtaggttgagttggatcttagtggtcactcaattctagaaatttgcctaggggtgtttggggttAAGGCTATGGATTTCCTTaggggtttttgcacaagtgaggcaaggggttaatcgagactcagctctttggagctcctcaacggagagtaggatcgcaagattCGAACTTGGGGGaaaaatcgctcttgtctctttctatGATGTTTATGTGAATGTTTCTGTGATATatcctctgcttagaatacctgtgcaccaccttgtgaagattggcttagtctcctatttcaaaatttgaatttcatctctGTTTTGTTACCCGGAAGTTCTTGTcttagaacaccggaagttccgggcctggcaggccggaagttccggagttccttaccaggaagttctgggtctgtttgaattttaccgctgcgatttgtttttaagattTCAGGGACAAcctattcaccccctctcttggcttcatcagcgcgttcaattggtatcagagcaaggtGCTCTTGATTCAAGCTTCACTGCTTTGAGTGATCCACGATGTCGGACTTAGGGGGAAAGAATGGGGAAAATGGAAATGAAGATGGAGCGAGCAGCAAGGAAACTCCATCACCCAAGGGAGCTACTATACCTTTTGATTACAGCAAACTTACCATCCCCCCTCACAACTTTGTCTCCATGCCTTCCGGGCGTGCTCCTCAATTTGATGGGACACATTACGCCGCTTGGAAGCACAAGATGAAGTTGCATCTAATCTCTTTGCATCCAAGTATTTGGAAAGTTGTTTGTACAGGTATTGATGTACCCCATGATGACATAGAGTTCACTTTGGAGCAAGAGCAACTCATCCACCGCAATGCTCAAGCTTCCAATGCAATTCTCTCCGCCTTGAGTCCGGAGGAGTTCAACAAGGTTGATGGGCttg comes from the Oryza glaberrima chromosome 9, OglaRS2, whole genome shotgun sequence genome and includes:
- the LOC127784583 gene encoding FRIGIDA-like protein 3, whose protein sequence is MSDMESMTALMESTGSKLQLLQRAFAELESQSAVSLNLKWKQLEDHFHGLEQSLKKKFDELKEQEKEFEETVTKSEQMLEQQEAAVMAKELTSLERLQQKRDAALAMIFGKSKLNLSMPVINPISKSVSNNAVLNGNIASLWPKPATAHGAYLQDGNTAVKPRSQLVILCEEMNVNGLHKFISDNRKDLTSIREEIPVALRGATDPYGLVLASLEDFYFGDNLILDGKKDGNLLGVRRTCLMLMESLAQLQTDATTGFISKGQMLTASIKERAKKIALEWKSKLDSLDFDASNGNCLEAHAFLQLLATFAIFSEFAEDELCKLLPSVSRRRQTPELCRILGLSQNMPGVIGVLIENGRTIDAINLAYAFELTDQFEPVELLKAYLKEVKSMSHVKTGKMSPGVQNEINERELSALKAVIKCIEEHKLDEKYPIDPLQRRVIQLEKAKADKRRAVEAGKPQSKRPRANGSVYAPHITSFSDKSFYQAAAPQRHSYPYERQYVYGAEAHHHPTMISSAPYGMSPAHTTYYGNGYQVQYQVPYIH